From a single Clupea harengus chromosome 24, Ch_v2.0.2, whole genome shotgun sequence genomic region:
- the LOC105913337 gene encoding beta-1,4-galactosyltransferase 1-like codes for MTHSVRDFSVLSRPCSLVVFLSAVHLLVALYYVLYSPETLSFLPYFKEAFSNTGLPTNRSRNDGMFVTSAQSKEPSPDETTSLPSAAPQSCPETPPRLVGPHHVEFSNPVSLELVRKENPEIQEGGRWRPKDCTARQKVAIIIPYRHRKTHLKYWLYYLHPILQRQQLDYGVYVVNQYGETTFNRAKLMNVGFTEALKQYDYDCFVFSDVDIVPADDRNLYKCYNQPRHLSVALDKFGFRLPYERIFGGASAMNKEQFTKINGYPNNYWGWGGEDDDVSNRLSIRGLSISRPDSIIGRCRMITHTEDTNNAPNPKRFDQIKHTRETIDRDGLSSLQYRLVSVEKCPLYTNVTVDVGTP; via the exons ATGACTCATTCAGTACGTGACTTTAGCGTCCTCAGTCGACCCTGTTCTCTGGTGGTATTCCTCAGCGCTGTTCATCTCCTGGTGGCCCTGTATTATGTCCTTTACTCTCCTGAGACGCTCTCATTCCTGCCTTATTTCAAAGAGGCCTTCTCAAACACCGGCCTGCCAACCAATCGGAGTCGGAATGATGGGATGTTTGTAACGTCCGCGCAGAGCAAGGAGCCGAGCCCAGACGAAACGACCTCGCTTCCGTCTGCGGCGCCGCAGAGCTGTCCGGAAACACCTCCGCGGTTGG TGGGCCCTCACCATGTAGAGTTCAGTAACCCAGTAAGTTTAGAGTTGGTGCGGAAAGAGAACCCAGAGATCCAGGAAGGGGGTCGCTGGCGGCCCAAAGACTGCACTGCAAGGCAGAAGGTGGCTATAATCATCCCCTACAGACACCGCAAGACCCACCTCAAGTACTGGCTCTACTACCTCCACCCCATTCTCCAGAGGCAGCAGCTGGACTATGGTGTCTATGTCGTCAATCAG taTGGAGAAACGACCTTCAACCGGGCCAAGCTGATGAATGTGGGCTTCACCGAGGCCCTGAAACAGTACGACTATGACTGCTTTGTCTTCAGCGACGTGGACATTGTCCCAGCGGACGACCGGAACTTATACAAGTGCTACAATCAGCCCAGGCATCTCTCTGTGGCTCTGGACAAGTTTGGCTTTCG GTTGCCGTACGAGAGGATCTTCGGAGGAGCGTCAGCCATGAACAAGGAGCAGTTCACGAAGATCAACGGATATCCCAACAATTACTGGGGCTGGGGAGGGGAAGATGACGACGTCTCAAACCG TCTGTCCATCAGAGGTTTGTCCATCTCCAGGCCTGACTCCATCATAGGGAGGTGTcgcatgatcacacacaccgaGGACACCAACAACGCACCCAACCCAAAAAG GTTTGATCAGATAAAACACACTAGAGAAACCATTGACCGGGACGGTCTCAGCTCCCTGCAGTACCGACTCGTGAGCGTAGAGAAATGTCCGCTCTACACCAACGTCACAGTGGACGTCGGTACGCCGTGA